The following proteins are encoded in a genomic region of Hippocampus zosterae strain Florida chromosome 2, ASM2543408v3, whole genome shotgun sequence:
- the pcbp2 gene encoding poly(rC)-binding protein 2 isoform X1, whose translation MDSSLVEGGLNVTLTIRLLMHGKEVGSIIGKKGESVKKMREESGARINISEGNCPERIITLAGPTTSIFKAFSMIIEKLEEDISTSLTNSTATSKPPVTMRLVVPASQCGSLIGKGGCKIKEIRESAGAQVQVAGDMLPNSTERAITVAGTPQSIVECVKQICVVMLESPPKGVTIPYRPKPSGSPVIFAGGQAYAVQGQHTIPQPDVSEGPSLTKLHQLAMQQSPFPVAHSNQGFQAGMDASAQTGSHELTIPNDLIGCIIGRQGAKINEIRQMSGAQIKIANPVEGSTDRQVTITGSHASINLAEYLINARLSSEATGLAAN comes from the exons GAGGTTGGAAGTATAATTGGCAAG AAAGGAGAGTCAGTGAAGAAAATGAGAGAGGAG AGTGGAGCTCGCATCAACATCTCTGAGGGGAACTGTCCAGAGAGGATCATAACGCTGGCAGGACCCACCACCTCCATCTTCAAAGCGTTCTCCATGATCATCGAGAAATTGGAGGAG GACATCAGTACCTCGCTAACAAACAGTACAGCCACCAGCAAACCACCAGTCACCATGCGCCTCGTTGTGCCTGCCAGCCAGTGTGGCTCACTCATCGGCAAAGGGGGCTGCAAGATCAAAGAAATTAGAGAG TCAGCAGGAGCTCAGGTACAAGTAGCAGGGGACATGTTGCCCAACTCAACAGAACGCGCCATTACCGTTGCAGGGACGCCACAGTCCATCGTTGAGTGTGTCAAGCAGATCTGCGTTGTCATGCTTGAG TCGCCTCCAAAGGGAGTAACCATCCCATACCGACCCAAACCCTCGGGCTCTCCTGTCATCTTTGCAGGTGGTCAG GCGTACGCTGTCCAAGGACAGCACACCATTCCTCAGCCTGATGTAAGTGAAGGGCCATCT CTCACCAAACTCCACCAGTTGGCCATGCAGCAGAGCCCCTTCCCCGTTGCGCACAGCAACCAGGGCTTCCAAG CTGGGATGGACGCCTCTGCACAAACTGGCTCGCATGAACTCACCATTCCCAACGAC CTCATCGGCTGCATCATTGGCCGTCAGGGCGCAAAGATCAATGAGATCCGTCAGATGTCGGGCGCTCAGATCAAAATTGCCAATCCTGTGGAGGGTTCCACCGACAGACAGGTCACCATCACTGGCTCCCATGCCAGCATCAACCTTGCCGAGTACCTGATCAACGCTCG GCTGTCCTCTGAAGCCACTGGACTTGCAGCCAACTGA
- the pcbp2 gene encoding poly(rC)-binding protein 2 isoform X2: MDSSLVEGGLNVTLTIRLLMHGKEVGSIIGKKGESVKKMREESGARINISEGNCPERIITLAGPTTSIFKAFSMIIEKLEEDISTSLTNSTATSKPPVTMRLVVPASQCGSLIGKGGCKIKEIRESAGAQVQVAGDMLPNSTERAITVAGTPQSIVECVKQICVVMLESPPKGVTIPYRPKPSGSPVIFAGGQAYAVQGQHTIPQPDLTKLHQLAMQQSPFPVAHSNQGFQAGMDASAQTGSHELTIPNDLIGCIIGRQGAKINEIRQMSGAQIKIANPVEGSTDRQVTITGSHASINLAEYLINARLSSEATGLAAN, from the exons GAGGTTGGAAGTATAATTGGCAAG AAAGGAGAGTCAGTGAAGAAAATGAGAGAGGAG AGTGGAGCTCGCATCAACATCTCTGAGGGGAACTGTCCAGAGAGGATCATAACGCTGGCAGGACCCACCACCTCCATCTTCAAAGCGTTCTCCATGATCATCGAGAAATTGGAGGAG GACATCAGTACCTCGCTAACAAACAGTACAGCCACCAGCAAACCACCAGTCACCATGCGCCTCGTTGTGCCTGCCAGCCAGTGTGGCTCACTCATCGGCAAAGGGGGCTGCAAGATCAAAGAAATTAGAGAG TCAGCAGGAGCTCAGGTACAAGTAGCAGGGGACATGTTGCCCAACTCAACAGAACGCGCCATTACCGTTGCAGGGACGCCACAGTCCATCGTTGAGTGTGTCAAGCAGATCTGCGTTGTCATGCTTGAG TCGCCTCCAAAGGGAGTAACCATCCCATACCGACCCAAACCCTCGGGCTCTCCTGTCATCTTTGCAGGTGGTCAG GCGTACGCTGTCCAAGGACAGCACACCATTCCTCAGCCTGAT CTCACCAAACTCCACCAGTTGGCCATGCAGCAGAGCCCCTTCCCCGTTGCGCACAGCAACCAGGGCTTCCAAG CTGGGATGGACGCCTCTGCACAAACTGGCTCGCATGAACTCACCATTCCCAACGAC CTCATCGGCTGCATCATTGGCCGTCAGGGCGCAAAGATCAATGAGATCCGTCAGATGTCGGGCGCTCAGATCAAAATTGCCAATCCTGTGGAGGGTTCCACCGACAGACAGGTCACCATCACTGGCTCCCATGCCAGCATCAACCTTGCCGAGTACCTGATCAACGCTCG GCTGTCCTCTGAAGCCACTGGACTTGCAGCCAACTGA